The following proteins come from a genomic window of Trypanosoma brucei gambiense DAL972 chromosome 1, complete sequence:
- a CDS encoding phosphoglycerate kinase, putative codes for MSLKERKSINECDLKGKKVLIRVDFNVPLDDGNITNDYRIRSALPAVQKVLTEGGSCVLMSHLGRPKGVSMAEGKELRSAGGIPGFEQKATLKPVAKRLSELLSRPVTFAPDCLNAADVVSKMSPGDVVLLENVRFYKEEGSKSTEEREAMAKILASYGDVYISDAFGTAHRDSATMTGIPKILGHGAAGYLMEKEISYFAKVLGNPPRPLVAIVGGAKVSDKIQLLDNMLQRIDYLLIGGAMAYTFLKAQGYSIGISMCEESKLEFARSLLKKAEDRKVQIILPIDHVCHTEFKAVDSPLITEDQNIPEGHMALDIGPKTIEKYVQTIGKCKSAIWNGPMGVFEMVPYSKGTFAIAKAMGRGTHEHGLMSIIGGGDSASAAELSGEAKRMSHVSTGGGASLELLEGKTLPGVTVLDEKE; via the coding sequence ATGTCActaaaagagaggaagagcaTTAACGAATGCGATCttaagggaaagaaggttcTTATCCGTGTTGACTTTAATGTTCCTCTGGATGATGGTAATATTACCAACGACTACCGAATCCGATCAGCTCTGCCAGCCGTCCAAAAAGTTCTCACAGAAGGCGGCAGCTGTGTTCTCATGAGCCACCTCGGGAGGCCGAAAGGCGTTTCTATGGCTGAAGGCAAAGAACTGCGGAGCGCTGGCGGTATTCCCGGGTTCGAGCAGAAGGCAACACTCAAACCGGTAGCCAAGCGCCTCAGCGAATTGTTATCGAGACCCGTCACATTCGCACCTGACTGTCTGAACGCTGCAGATGTCGTCTCTAAGATGTCTCCGGGCGATGTTGTTCTGCTTGAAAATGTACGGTTCTACAAAGAAGAGGGCAGCAAGAGCACTGAGGAACGTGAAGCCATGGCCAAGATCCTTGCGTCATATGGTGATGTTTACATCAGTGATGCTTTTGGTACAGCTCACCGTGACAGTGCTACCATGACCGGAATTCCAAAGATTTTGGGTCACGGTGCTGCCGGTTATTTGATGGAGAAGGAGATTTCATACTTCGCTAAGGTACTTGGTAACCCGCCGCGTCCGCTGGTTGCTATCGTTGGTGGAGCGAAAGTGAGCGACAAGATCCAACTTCTGGATAACATGTTGCAGCGCATCGATTATCTCTTAATTGGTGGTGCAATGGCATACACATTTCTGAAGGCTCAGGGTTACAGCATTGGAATATCCATGTGCGAGGAAAGTAAACTTGAATTTGCTCGATCCCTGCTGaagaaggcggaggaccgCAAGGTGCAGATTATTCTTCCAATTGATCATGTTTGCCACACGGAATTCAAAGCTGTGGATTCTCCATTGATAACTGAGGATCAAAACATCCCTGAAGGACATATGGCTCTGGATATTGGTCCCAAGACTATTGAAAAATATGTTCAGACGATTGGGAAGTGTAAGAGCGCCATTTGGAACGGTCCCATGGGTGTATTTGAAATGGTTCCTTATTCCAAAGGTACATTTGCAATTGCGAAAGCCATGGGTCGAGGAACTCACGAGCATGGACTCATGAGTATCATCGGTGGTGGTGACAGCGCAAGTGCAGCTGAGTTGAGCGGTGAGGCGAAGCGCATGTCTCATGTTTCAACGGGTGGTGGTGCGTCTTTGGAACTCCTCGAGGGCAAAACGCTTCCCGGTGTTACAGTATTGGACGAAAAGGAGTAA
- a CDS encoding phosphoglycerate kinase, putative, whose product MTLNEKKSINECDLKGKKVLIRVDFNVPVKNGKITNDYRIRSALPTLKKVLTEGGSCVLMSHLGRPKGIPMAQADKIRSTGGVPGFQQKATLKPVAKRLSELLLRPVTFAPDCLNAADVVSKMSPGDVVLLENVRFYKEEGSKKAKDREAMAKILASYGDVYISDAFGTAHRDSATMTGIPKILGNGAAGYLMEKEISYFAKVLGNPPRPLVAIVGGAKVSDKIQLLDNMLQRIDYLLIGGAMAYTFLKAQGYSIGKSKCEESKLEFARSLLKKAEDRKVQIILPIDHVCHTEFKAVDSPLITEDQNIPEGHMALDIGPKTIEKYVQTIGKCKSAIWNGPMGVFEMVPYSKGTFAIAKAMGRGTHEHGLMSIIGGGDSASAAELSGEAKRMSHVSTGGGASLELLEGKTLPGVAVLDEKSAVVSYASAGTGTLSNRWSSL is encoded by the coding sequence ATGACCCTTAACGAGAAGAAGAGCATTAATGAATGCGATCttaagggaaagaaggttcTTATCCGTGTTGACTTTAATGTTCCCGTGAAAAACGGTAAGATCACCAACGACTACCGAATCCGATCAGCTCTGCCAACGCTCAAGAAGGTTCTCACAGAAGGCGGCAGCTGTGTTCTCATGAGCCACCTCGGGAGGCCGAAAGGTATTCCCATGGCGCAAGCTGACAAAATACGGAGCACTGGCGGTGTTCCCGGGTTCCAACAGAAGGCAACACTCAAACCGGTAGCCAAGCGCCTCAGCGAACTGCTATTGAGGCCCGTCACATTCGCACCTGACTGCCTGAACGCTGCAGATGTCGTCTCTAAGATGTCTCCGGGCGATGTTGTTCTGCTTGAAAATGTACGCTTCTACAAAGAAGAGGGCAGCAAGAAGGCAAAAGACCGTGAAGCCATGGCCAAGATCCTTGCGTCATATGGTGATGTTTACATCAGTGATGCTTTTGGTACAGCTCACCGTGACAGTGCTACCATGACCGGAATTCCAAAGATTTTGGGCAACGGTGCTGCCGGTTATTTGATGGAGAAGGAGATTTCATACTTCGCTAAGGTACTTGGTAACCCGCCGCGTCCGCTGGTTGCTATCGTTGGTGGAGCGAAAGTGAGCGACAAGATCCAACTTCTGGATAACATGTTGCAGCGCATCGATTATCTCTTAATTGGTGGTGCAATGGCATACACATTTCTGAAGGCTCAGGGTTACAGCATTGGAAAATCGAAGTGCGAGGAAAGTAAACTTGAATTTGCTCGATCCCTGCTGaagaaggcggaggaccgCAAGGTGCAGATTATTCTTCCAATTGATCATGTTTGCCACACGGAATTCAAAGCTGTGGATTCTCCATTGATAACTGAGGATCAAAACATCCCTGAAGGACATATGGCTCTGGATATTGGTCCCAAGACTATTGAAAAATATGTTCAGACGATTGGGAAGTGTAAGAGCGCCATTTGGAACGGTCCCATGGGTGTATTTGAAATGGTTCCTTATTCCAAAGGTACATTTGCAATTGCGAAAGCCATGGGTCGAGGAACTCACGAGCATGGACTCATGAGTATCATCGGTGGTGGTGACAGCGCAAGTGCAGCTGAGTTGAGCGGTGAGGCGAAGCGCATGTCTCATGTTTCAACGGGTGGTGGTGCGTCTTTGGAACTCCTCGAGGGCAAAACGCTTCCCGGTGTTGCAGTATTGGACGAAAAGTCGGCGGTGGTGTCGTATGCCTCTGCAGGTACTGGAACTCTTTCTAACCGGTGGAGCTCTCTTTAA
- a CDS encoding phosphoglycerate kinase, putative, producing the protein MSTAPNAKNNISLKKSVGDVWPLTAKRVLMRVDFNVPMQNGHITNDYRIRAAIPTIRRVIDQGGICILLSHLGRPRGVSMVAGVRDIRRRYHEAQFHDNKGKTAFFSVLPGEEKVKILAKSSAREEATHISPEVKSGKTMLFARLPEDEKKSLLMQYLNENKDSALPQMSVSAGYEEQYSLRPVAVRLAELLGQHVYFAHDCLDARVEVSRLKRGNVMLLENVRFYSEENGENAEEREAMAKILASYGDVYISDAFGAAHRDSATMTGIPKILGHGAAGYLMEKEISYFAKVLGNPPRPLVAIVGGAKVSEKIQLLDNMLQRIDYLLIGGAMAYTFLKAQGYSIGKSKCEESKLEFARSLLKKAEDRKVQIILPIDHVCHTEFKAVDSPLITEDQNIPEGHMALDIGPKTIEKYVQTIGKCKSAIWNGPMGVFEMVPYSKGTFAIAKAMGRGTQKRGLMSIIGGGESAGAAELCGEAARISHVSTGGGASLELLEGKTLPGVAVLDDKE; encoded by the coding sequence ATGTCCACTGCACCGAATGCGAAGAACAACATAAGCCTGAAGAAGTCTGTGGGCGATGTTTGGCCGTTAAcggcgaagcgagtgcttatgCGTGTCGATTTCAACGTTCCTATGCAAAATGGCCATATTACTAACGATTATCGAATCCGTGCGGCGATTCCAACGATACGACGGGTTATTGATCAGGGTGGTATTTGTATTCTCCTGAGCCATCTTGGACGGCCCAGAGGCGTTTCAATGGTTGCGGGTGTGCGAGATATAAGACGGCGATATCACGAGGCTCAGTTTCACGACAACAAAGGTAAAACAGCGTTTTTTAGTGTTCTACCGGGAGAGGAGAAAGTTAAAATATTAGCGAAATCCAGTGCACGGGAAGAGGCAACGCACATATCACCTGAGGTGAAATCTGGAAAAACAATGCTGTTTGCGCGCCTTCCTGAGGACGAGAAGAAATCTTTGCTTATGCAGTACttaaacgaaaacaaagacaGTGCGTTACCGCAGATGAGTGTTAGTGCAGGCTACGAAGAGCAATACAGTCTTCGTCCAGTTGCTGTAAGGCTTGCCGAATTACTCGGCCAACATGTATATTTTGCTCACGACTGCTTGGATGCCAGAGTAGAGGTTTCGCGGTTAAAGCGTGGAAATGTTATGTTACTTGAAAATGTACGCTTCTACAGCGAAGAAAACGGTGAAAATGCTGAGGAACGTGAAGCCATGGCCAAGATCCTTGCGTCATATGGTGATGTTTACATCAGTGATGCTTTTGGTGCAGCTCACCGTGACAGTGCTACCATGACCGGAATTCCAAAGATTTTGGGTCACGGTGCTGCCGGTTATTTGATGGAGAAGGAGATTTCATACTTCGCTAAGGTACTTGGTAACCCGCCGCGTCCGCTGGTTGCTATCGTTGGTGGAGCGAAAGTGAGCGAAAAGATCCAACTTCTGGATAACATGTTGCAGCGCATCGATTATCTCTTAATTGGTGGTGCAATGGCATACACATTTCTGAAGGCTCAGGGTTACAGCATTGGAAAATCGAAGTGCGAGGAAAGTAAACTTGAATTTGCTCGATCCCTGCTGaagaaggcggaggaccgCAAGGTGCAGATTATTCTTCCAATTGATCATGTTTGCCACACGGAATTCAAAGCTGTGGATTCTCCATTGATAACTGAGGATCAAAACATCCCTGAAGGGCATATGGCTCTGGATATTGGTCCCAAGACTATTGAAAAATATGTTCAGACGATTGGGAAGTGTAAGAGCGCCATTTGGAACGGTCCCATGGGTGTATTTGAAATGGTTCCTTATTCCAAAGGTACATTTGCAATTGCGAAAGCCATGGGTCGAGGAACTCAGAAACGTGGACTCATGAGTATCATCGGTGGTGGCGAGAGTGCGGGTGCGGCTGAACTCTGTGGTGAAGCTGCACGTATTTCTCATGTTTcaactggtggtggtgcgtCTTTGGAACTCCTCGAGGGCAAAACGCTTCCCGGTGTTGCAGTATTGGATGATAAGGAGTAA